A genomic window from Bacillota bacterium includes:
- a CDS encoding nucleoside hydrolase, with amino-acid sequence MEESKGMSPSKISAVGKPVKVLLDTDIGGDIDDAACLAYLLRQPNCELLGITTVCGNPLERAMIADAICQVAGKTIPIYPGLDPKTPNGWYPTPDGQVKLKNWKHRTDFAQDKAVDFLYETICTYPNEVNLIGIGSFSNIAALFAKYPDAPDKLKEIAGMAGVFDEEINASDAMPYCNWNVWADPLAAKTVFSRARHIRVYGLEITRQLTLSREEVKTLFTSDILQAVVDFGEPWLAENTMTFHDPLVATAVFNRNICTYRRGYIEIDTRSANEETLGRTTFIPDAQGNCELATSVNIKGFFASYFEVVNSLR; translated from the coding sequence ATGGAAGAAAGTAAAGGAATGAGTCCAAGTAAAATCAGTGCCGTAGGCAAGCCCGTCAAGGTCCTGTTAGATACCGACATCGGCGGAGACATCGATGATGCAGCTTGTCTAGCCTATCTCTTGAGACAACCTAACTGTGAATTGTTAGGAATAACAACGGTCTGCGGCAATCCCCTGGAAAGAGCAATGATCGCCGATGCTATTTGCCAAGTCGCGGGAAAGACTATTCCTATCTATCCGGGATTGGATCCCAAAACTCCAAATGGCTGGTATCCTACTCCCGATGGACAAGTTAAACTCAAGAACTGGAAGCATCGAACAGATTTCGCGCAGGATAAGGCTGTCGATTTCCTATATGAGACCATCTGTACCTATCCCAATGAGGTGAATTTGATAGGCATTGGATCCTTCTCCAATATAGCTGCCCTATTTGCCAAATACCCCGATGCACCGGATAAGTTGAAAGAAATAGCAGGTATGGCTGGGGTATTTGACGAAGAAATTAACGCGTCCGATGCCATGCCCTACTGCAATTGGAACGTATGGGCTGACCCCTTGGCCGCGAAAACGGTGTTCAGTCGAGCAAGGCACATCAGGGTGTATGGGCTGGAGATAACAAGGCAGCTAACTTTGTCCCGGGAGGAGGTTAAGACCCTGTTTACCTCCGATATATTGCAGGCAGTGGTAGATTTTGGAGAACCTTGGTTGGCTGAGAACACCATGACCTTCCATGATCCCCTGGTGGCAACGGCAGTGTTTAATCGAAATATATGTACCTATCGGCGGGGATATATAGAGATTGATACTAGATCAGCAAATGAAGAAACACTGGGGAGGACAACTTTCATCCCTGACGCGCAAGGTAACTGTGAGTTAGCAACTAGTGTTAACATAAAGGGGTTCTTTGCCAGCTATTTCGAGGTAGTGAATTCGCTCCGATGA
- a CDS encoding prolyl oligopeptidase family serine peptidase yields MVNAQTKAIDVINHPLFNGFGKFLFPVRHGISVASMNLADIGCLLPYHSNIHPDTTVTVVNYLLQAVSQGAKVFYDIYTEEEKIKNPSKKDTGLFFFRGNPKAPFAIISAGGGFSYVGSIHESFPHALELSKRGYNAFALQYRTGGADVACEDLAAAISFVFSRREELGIDTDCYSLWGGSAGARMAAYVGSYSPAAFGGDDLPRPGAVIMQYTGHTDYTRQDPPTFVVVGEKDGIVSWQVMKRRVDALNKYGVPTEFHLYKGLGHGFGLGIGTSAEGWINKAIAFWEAQMPAK; encoded by the coding sequence ATGGTAAATGCACAGACAAAGGCAATTGATGTCATAAATCATCCCTTATTTAATGGTTTCGGAAAGTTCCTCTTTCCCGTCAGGCATGGGATATCGGTAGCCTCCATGAACCTCGCTGATATTGGTTGTCTCCTTCCTTACCACAGCAACATTCATCCCGACACTACCGTTACGGTGGTAAATTATCTGCTGCAGGCCGTGAGTCAAGGAGCCAAGGTCTTTTATGACATCTATACCGAAGAGGAAAAGATCAAAAACCCCAGCAAGAAGGATACCGGGTTGTTCTTTTTTCGGGGTAATCCAAAGGCTCCCTTTGCCATCATCAGTGCCGGGGGCGGTTTTTCCTATGTTGGGTCGATTCATGAGAGCTTTCCCCATGCTCTGGAGTTAAGCAAGCGGGGATACAACGCCTTTGCCTTGCAATATCGCACTGGGGGAGCCGATGTTGCCTGTGAGGATCTGGCGGCGGCCATTTCCTTTGTCTTTTCCCGGAGGGAGGAGTTGGGCATTGACACAGACTGCTATTCGCTGTGGGGTGGATCCGCGGGTGCGAGAATGGCCGCCTACGTAGGTTCCTATTCGCCGGCAGCCTTTGGAGGAGACGATCTACCTCGGCCCGGTGCCGTTATCATGCAATATACCGGTCATACCGACTATACCAGACAGGATCCGCCTACCTTTGTGGTGGTCGGTGAGAAGGATGGAATTGTCAGTTGGCAGGTGATGAAGCGCCGGGTGGATGCTCTCAACAAATACGGCGTCCCCACGGAATTTCATTTGTACAAGGGTTTAGGTCATGGATTTGGCTTAGGAATCGGTACCAGCGCCGAAGGCTGGATCAACAAAGCGATAGCATTCTGGGAAGCGCAGATGCCTGCTAAATAA
- a CDS encoding GGDEF domain-containing protein: MVVLTIGTVLVSVISSVRAKNRLKSQNQKYQVLAHLANEYLYEYNVRTNDLQLSEKYGQLFVTEGSLNSVAKALRKFLLTDATGDSRESIIELPLDNDRRGFFRAVNHRICDHHGRTETIIGKLIDISEAVAERDELLFKSQVDGLTGVYNAATTRDLILKRLREKDPEALDAFIIIDCDDFKRVNDTHGHLVGDQMLERLGNSLKKVFRKNTIIGRLGGDEFCVYWSDVPSLSPVYRKCRQFSRHFQDGTKGMAVSVSIGVAIVKEGED, encoded by the coding sequence GTGGTTGTGCTAACTATCGGTACCGTGCTTGTGAGTGTCATTTCCAGTGTGCGAGCCAAGAATAGACTAAAGAGCCAGAACCAGAAATACCAAGTCCTAGCCCATTTGGCCAATGAGTACCTGTATGAATACAATGTCCGGACCAATGACTTGCAGTTATCGGAGAAATACGGTCAACTATTTGTCACAGAAGGGAGCCTGAACTCGGTCGCTAAAGCGTTAAGGAAGTTCTTGCTAACCGACGCTACCGGTGACTCACGGGAAAGTATTATTGAGCTGCCTTTGGATAATGACCGGAGGGGGTTCTTTAGAGCGGTCAACCACCGAATTTGCGATCATCACGGCAGAACGGAAACCATCATTGGCAAACTTATTGATATTAGTGAAGCGGTGGCGGAAAGAGATGAGCTGCTGTTCAAATCACAAGTAGATGGATTAACAGGGGTATATAACGCTGCGACCACGAGGGACTTGATCCTCAAGCGGCTGCGGGAGAAAGATCCAGAGGCACTGGACGCCTTTATCATCATTGACTGCGATGACTTCAAGAGAGTGAATGATACCCACGGGCATTTGGTGGGAGATCAGATGCTAGAGCGCCTGGGAAATAGTCTGAAGAAGGTTTTTCGGAAAAACACTATCATCGGTCGACTTGGCGGCGATGAGTTCTGTGTGTATTGGAGCGATGTTCCATCCCTTAGCCCGGTTTACCGGAAATGCAGACAATTTAGCCGCCACTTTCAGGATGGAACCAAAGGGATGGCGGTGTCCGTCAGCATTGGCGTCGCAATAGTGAAGGAAGGCGAAGACTAA
- a CDS encoding transporter substrate-binding domain-containing protein gives MLQQHKGTARGLSSIIFVIMMLTAVGGAETAEGWTTEERAYIANSPVIKAATSSGAAPLAFADGKGEVQGIFRGVMDRIAQISGLTFEYQAYDSLEAIFNSDADIIFGISPNYAPSGMQLSQPFLESEAIIYMNQGVASQQLEGRIFAAIEGGVLPEGINAENAIFFATREDSLDAVEAGIADYGYGNAYSVVYYSSLKDYQNLITVPRGKEPRKYSVGLLHGDEVLLSIINKSISSITTSQMQTLILDVA, from the coding sequence ATGCTACAACAACACAAGGGCACCGCAAGGGGGCTAAGTAGCATTATTTTCGTGATAATGATGCTGACGGCCGTCGGCGGTGCGGAGACCGCTGAAGGATGGACCACAGAGGAAAGGGCCTACATAGCCAATAGTCCTGTAATCAAGGCTGCTACCTCTAGTGGAGCGGCACCCCTGGCCTTTGCAGATGGCAAGGGAGAAGTGCAGGGGATCTTTAGAGGTGTGATGGATAGAATAGCACAGATATCGGGGTTGACCTTTGAATATCAGGCCTATGACAGTCTTGAGGCCATTTTCAACAGTGACGCCGACATCATCTTTGGCATTTCACCCAACTACGCTCCCAGTGGTATGCAACTGTCACAGCCCTTTCTGGAATCAGAAGCCATTATCTACATGAACCAGGGGGTGGCGTCGCAGCAGCTAGAGGGTAGAATTTTTGCGGCCATCGAAGGTGGAGTGCTTCCCGAAGGCATCAACGCCGAGAATGCGATCTTCTTTGCTACTAGGGAAGACAGTCTCGATGCCGTGGAAGCGGGCATCGCAGACTACGGATATGGCAATGCATATTCTGTCGTCTATTATTCCTCTCTCAAGGATTATCAGAATCTGATCACTGTGCCCCGGGGCAAGGAACCAAGGAAATATTCCGTTGGTTTATTACATGGTGATGAGGTCCTGCTTTCCATCATCAACAAGTCGATTAGCTCAATTACCACGAGCCAGATGCAGACCTTAATCTTGGATGTGGCATAG